In a single window of the Agrobacterium vitis genome:
- a CDS encoding HigA family addiction module antitoxin, with amino-acid sequence MHPGSVVRQECLEKHGLSVTDAARVLGVDRQTLSNLLNARSGISPEMAIRLEKAFGLPAREWLMRQLDHELAEAMHKADGIDVQPFAGTPDDRQGAHERG; translated from the coding sequence ATGCATCCAGGATCAGTGGTTCGGCAGGAATGCCTCGAAAAGCACGGGCTGAGCGTGACCGACGCAGCGCGCGTTCTCGGCGTGGATCGGCAAACCCTCAGCAACCTGCTGAACGCGCGATCGGGCATCTCGCCTGAAATGGCGATCCGACTGGAGAAGGCTTTCGGGTTGCCGGCCCGCGAGTGGTTGATGCGTCAACTCGATCACGAACTGGCCGAGGCGATGCACAAGGCCGACGGCATCGACGTCCAACCGTTTGCTGGCACCCCCGACGACAGACAGGGCGCTCATGAACGCGGTTGA